The Lolium rigidum isolate FL_2022 chromosome 1, APGP_CSIRO_Lrig_0.1, whole genome shotgun sequence region ACTGTAGATTACAAGACGAAAAATATACGATAGCTTTTTCACATTCATGATAATTATCAAACACCTAGCTCTAAGAAAATAAGGAGGCTCAAGCCAACTGAAGTTGCACGTAAGTGATTAGTTGTTTCAATTGGCATATGTGATAATCATTTCTATTTGTGTGTAACATTCTCACATTGAAGAAcatttgaaattttatttttagatCCTTTGAGCAATATTTGCATGTTGCAGCTTCTACCTTTATGGGAGAAGCAGTATCACGACAAGATTGTGCCCTTCAGTGTGCTCCAAGCCGATGATGATGCTACCGATATTCTTACAAGGTACATCATCATCTTGGAGATGAACACGTAACCAAGAAAAGCCACAAATTCTGTTATTTTTTTAATCTATCTCTACTTGAAATATAATTGAGATTTGGTAGTACCATACTTCCATGAGTGTTAAGCTGAACACACATTTGCTACGAGTACTACTAGTTTGTGTGCGAAATAAGATGAACACCTACGACTAGAAACACAAGATGTTTGCGATCGTACGAAACCCACATACTCAGAAGAGAAAAGTCGTTTGCGAAGGCCGTCATATTCGCACACGTTTGGATCAAAAAAATCTTGTGCGCAAGGATGCCCATCGGACACGGTTACACAACTCTTTTATCGTATCGCCTACCCTTGCATGGTGGCGGGTAAGTTTATCGTGTGCTACGGACCATTTCAGACACGTGTGACAGCCCGATCTATGCCAGTGATTACCGGAAGCCCAATTAGGCAACGGCACGACATGTTTGCGGCAGAGCCCAGCTGGTGAGAGCTTCCTCTTTGCCTGCATGGAGTAGGACTTGTACAAGGACGTCAAGAAGGCCGCCGAGCGTGGCCTTATCAAGCATCTCAGACTTTTACCACAAGTTGATGCATAAAAAAGAAGACATGGAATGCATTAAAGTGCTTGGAGTCACACCACGGATCCTTATAAAACAGTACAACATCACAGAGAGAAAAACCGACTTCACTACTGTAGAACCATGTACCATCGCGCTACTACTAGTACCTTCAATGTAGGTTCATTCAAGATGTAGGCACATGAACAGTTGTGTAGTATTTTCTGCCATAATTAGTTCTTGCTGCTCGAAGCATTTTTCCTGCCCCGCCTTTTAGCCCTTTTAGTCCTCCATGCAGAGCTGTCCGAAACAGTCTCCTCAACAATCCTGGGCAGTGTAAAACTGAAGCTCTCAACTGCTAAGCTGTCTTTATACTCTGGATTTGCGTCCAGAAACTTCTGCACGTCTTCTGTGCCCTTCGCACGCTTCCCATTTGGCAGGACATAGTGGACATCCGTTTTAGCCAGATCACGTCTCAGAATCACTAGCCTCTCGGTCTTGGGTGGAGGCTTTGGAATGTTGGGCCTGTCCATGAGCCAAATGCGGCTGCTATCATGCTCAATGTCTGCAGGGTCTTCACATGAGCAGCCAGGTCTTTTACTGCAGAACCATGGATCATCGTTGAAGTTCTCACGAATGGTCTCAAATTCGTCTTTCGTTGGAACCGTACGCCATTTTCTACATTCACAACACTGTACTGCATACATGCCAATGGATTCCCTTGAAACTCGTTTTCTCTGCCAAAATAAGAAGGTTCCTTGTAAGTATTTTGTTATATCCATCAGGAAAGGTAAGCAATTCATCAGAAGTAAGCATTTATAGAGATTACTAAAAAaacccaaataaaaaaaaaacatagcaaCCTAATACTGGTAGTATGTTAGGAGCGTAGTGCAAACTGTGTTTGTAAATGCGTACAGCCCCAACAAGTCTAACATAGCCATTCATGCAACTTATCAAGAACCAAATTATAAATTAGTTGCATAAATACATTTGCTTTCCATACCGATAGCTGTCTTTGGTTGAACAATGTCATAGCACAGCTAGTTTTTTCATCAGCTATTTCTTCTAATGTTATCATCAGCAGAGCCAGGAGACGCAATTGCTCTAATCGATTGCTCTTTTGCTTAGCTCTGTTGATTGAGCAACACAAAATTACTAAATCTACTTCAATATTGGGACCATTACTctctatggttagttacataatAATGGTTTTAGGTTATGTATATGTCGTCATGCAATCTTAAGAACGGCAAATAGGTCACCGCTGCTGCAACAGATATTTCCATGAACATATGGATCAGTAGAAAGCCTACACACTTGtgtataactactatattaaagctCAACAACTTTGATTTTTCTCCTAATTTTGAACTACTTCTGAATTAATGTCGGTTATTTTCTGTGTGCAGTTTTGGTACCCTGTGGGAATTTTTGGACGCGCTGGGACTCATTTGGTGGTTACACATGTGCATGGTTTCTTTTATTGATGCACCTATGTTGGATTTTTGTGGTGCTCCGGTCGTGTGACCACAGTCAAGTAAATGTATGAAAAGTTGTGTCGATGCGGTGGATGCTCAGTCAAAGCGGTGACACAGTACCTACACAACCGATCGCACACGCCTCCTCTGCTTGCTTTTCCCCTTAGTCAAACATGTACCACGAGCAGCCCCTCATCGTCTTCCCTCCCCCGCCATCGAGTCCTCCTCTCTCGCTTCCTTCCATCCCTGCAGCCGCGTGGTGTCCGGCCCTTACCACCGAGAAAAAGCCTGCGCGGATCAGGCCGCGGCGGGACCTTTCCCTAGGTGCTGCCTCGAACGATGGAACTCggaagcggcggccggcggcgcggccggcgagcttaattaggtggtggcggttgttgGGCGGTGGTCGGCTTCTTGGTGATGGGGCGCTGCTGATGGACCAGCACATGGGGGTCGTCGGCATCGTGGCGGTGGATGGGCTATGGGCTACTGATGGGCAGGCCACCAGTGGTGCGCTTTCCACGGGCGGT contains the following coding sequences:
- the LOC124667984 gene encoding methyl-CpG-binding domain-containing protein 1-like, with amino-acid sequence MYAVQCCECRKWRTVPTKDEFETIRENFNDDPWFCSKRPGCSCEDPADIEHDSSRIWLMDRPNIPKPPPKTERLVILRRDLAKTDVHYVLPNGKRAKGTEDVQKFLDANPEYKDSLAVESFSFTLPRIVEETVSDSSAWRTKRAKRRGRKNASSSKN